The following coding sequences lie in one Nycticebus coucang isolate mNycCou1 chromosome 18, mNycCou1.pri, whole genome shotgun sequence genomic window:
- the NEUROD2 gene encoding neurogenic differentiation factor 2: MLTRLFSEPGLLSDVPKFASWGDGDDDEPRSDKGDAPPPPPPAPGPGAPGPARAAKPVPLRGEEVPEATLAEVKEESELGGEEEEEEEEEEGLDEAEGERPKKRGPKKRKMTKARLERSKLRRQKANARERNRMHDLNAALDNLRKVVPCYSKTQKLSKIETLRLAKNYIWALSEILRSGKRPDLVSYVQTLCKGLSQPTTNLVAGCLQLNSRNFLTEQGADGAGRFHGSGGPFAMHPYPYPCSRLAGAQCQAAGGLGGGAAHALRTHGYCAAYETLYAAAGGGGASPDYNSSEYEGPLSPPLCLNGNFSLKQDSSPDHEKSYHYSMHYSALPGSRPAGHGLVFGSSAVRGGVHSENLLSYDMHLHHDRGPMYEELNAFFHN; the protein is encoded by the coding sequence ATGCTGACCCGCCTGTTCAGCGAGCCCGGCCTCCTTTCGGACGTGCCCAAGTTCGCCAGCTGGGGCGACGGCGACGACGACGAGCCGAGGAGCGACAAGGGCGACGCACCGCCGCCGCCTCCGCCTGCGCCCGGGCCGGGGGCTCCGGGGCCCGCTCGGGCCGCCAAGCCAGTCCCCCTTCGTGGAGAAGAGGTGCCGGAGGCCACGTTGGCAGAGGTCAAGGAGGAGAGCGAGCTGGGGGgcgaagaggaggaggaagaggaggaggaagaagggctgGACGAGGCGGAAGGCGAGAGGCCCAAGAAGCGCGGGCCCAAGAAGCGCAAGATGACCAAAGCGCGCCTGGAGCGCTCCAAGCTTCGGAGGCAGAAGGCTAACGCAAGGGAGCGCAACCGCATGCACGACCTGAACGCGGCGCTGGATAACCTGCGCAAGGTGGTGCCCTGCTACTCCAAGACGCAGAAGCTGTCCAAGATCGAGACGCTGCGCCTAGCCAAGAACTACATCTGGGCGCTCTCGGAGATCCTGCGCTCCGGCAAGCGGCCAGACCTAGTGTCCTATGTGCAGACTCTATGCAAGGGTCTGTCGCAGCCCACCACCAATCTGGTGGCAGGTTGCCTGCAGCTGAACTCGCGCAACTTCCTTACAGAGCAGGGCGCCGACGGCGCGGGTCGCTTCCACGGCTCGGGCGGCCCCTTTGCCATGCACCCATATCCGTACCCGTGCTCGCGCCTGGCGGGCGCACAGTGCCAGGCGGCCGGCGGCCTGGGCGGCGGCGCGGCACACGCCCTGCGGACCCACGGCTACTGCGCCGCCTATGAGACGCTGTATGCGGCGGCGGGCGGTGGCGGCGCGAGCCCGGACTACAACAGCTCCGAATATGAGGGCCCGCTTAGCCCCCCGCTCTGTCTCAATGGCAACTTCTCACTCAAGCAGGACTCGTCGCCCGACCACGAGAAGAGCTACCACTACTCTATGCACTACTCGGCGCTGCCCGGTTCGCGGCCCGCGGGCCACGGGCTAGTCTTCGGCTCGTCGGCTGTGCGCGGGGGCGTCCACTCGGAGAATCTCTTGTCTTACGATATGCACCTTCACCACGACCGGGGCCCCATGTACGAGGAGCTCAATGCGTTTTTTCATAACTGA